A single Megachile rotundata isolate GNS110a chromosome 9, iyMegRotu1, whole genome shotgun sequence DNA region contains:
- the LOC105663958 gene encoding uncharacterized protein LOC105663958 isoform X2: MISSFPSYDEELFNSAYANISLIADKAWSFDKEDPFQKFNRSLWIEYRKVAAKYKENVNRRAKRVRDVIPESRLASYGNYEYDEERENLYKSSTDDDATSAPLPNFCWTEVTESWMLPDVQKYFGWLTSNGSRSNRESSTATVPEADHVPNIVAPQWDDRLRATRNKFRSTHVSDDESSQRTTSIESNVGKEHYPHRRYTIENCMEMQLHVRVTSEAIRNLWKFPGNGQQHCSRLQQAREQNSRGKERPQQFCYAFRYRPLVLRTEYQTAHPESQFSDYGTIRKHLPAVLSPEVAEFFPKVATMRFDDNREQNANRVQYFPSLDETTYQNELFPYNRTRENVGTAFHQNTGVPLVAATDTTMFIGHPHQWYQRIPAPVQIQSSTGSSLSCSSIQPLRATSVARYPVQLRDNIREKFLQPKPVSIPVYQHPVELYRDTGQKRKNHGVDFKNLILLTKNAMKAHRGQSKEPHQKPTYILETRNRASKTESEVFRWNVDGKADRKASGSRREKDETENKERPKTERSSNEKKDQSEIRNRRRLYRDVLTNASVNQAMFENVFEKRYDELEKQAMEQYRSSEESLALKYQVRCFKLTFERFVVFLRCALYKNWNVKHWNSTNVAKTCRRITRWIANDSTVIRRPRGTSKIPTASMDKTVLVFEGCSVEKQTNVAGTASKSESDNSEGTLRDTTVYSKSFTALSRKLSYGSKNASKGASANNTDKRVRTSSKRRLIPMSPFEKESEAKLTKTPDLDEFYCIARGNKTIFGCYNRSKVGRIGGGDENIAFMESPVTEGIYRFADKLIENNNFVQYTYVYAL; this comes from the exons ATGATATCTTCGTTCCCGTCGTACGACGAAGAGCTTTTCAACAGCGCCTATGCGAACATTAGTTTAATAGCGGACAAAGCGTGGAGCTTCGACAAAGAGGAtccttttcaaaaattcaatcgATCTTTGTGGATCGAG TATCGTAAGGTGGCCGCAAAGTACAAAGAAAATGTCAACCGCCGAGCGAAACGCGTTCGCGACGTTATCCCGGAGTCTCGTTTGGCCAGCTACGGCAATTACGAGTACGACGAGGAACGCGAAAACCTCTACAAATCCTCTACGGATGACGACGCAACCTCTGCTCCTTTACCGAATTTCTGCTGGACGGAAGTTACCGAGTCGTGGATGCTTCCCGACGTCCAAAAATACTTCGGCTGGTTAACTTCGAACGGATCGCGATCGAATCGTGAATC TTCAACGGCTACAGTACCGGAAGCTGACCACGTACCGAACATCGTCGCGCCACAATGGGACGACCGGTTGCGAGCAACGCGGAACAAGTTTAGATCGACCCACGTTTCGGACGACGAATCGAGCCAGCGAACAACTTCGATCG AATCGAACGTTGGCAAGGAGCATTACCCGCATCGACGTTACACCATTGAAAATTGTATGGAGATGCAGCTACACGTTCGCGTAACCAGCGAAGCGATTCGAAACCTATGGAAATTTCCCGGCAACGGGCAACAGCACTGTTCTCGGCTACAACAAGCCCGCGAACAAAATTCTCGCGGCAAAGAACGTCCGCAACAATTCTGTTACGCGTTTCGGTACAGACCTTTGGTACTGAGAACGGAGTACCAAACCGCGCATCCGGAGAGTCAATTTTCCGATTACGGGACGATCAGAAAACACCTACCGGCTGTTCTCAGTCCCGAAGTGGCCGAATTCTTTCCGAAAGTGGCTACGATGCGATTCGACGACAACAGGGAACAGAATGCTAACCGAGTGCAGTATTTTCCGTCCCTCGACGAAACGACTTATCAGAACGAGTTATTCCCGTACAACAGAACTCGCGAGAACGTCGGAACCGCGTTTCACCAG AATACGGGAGTACCTTTAGTAGCAGCTACGGACACGACTATGTTTATCGGACATCCCCATCAATGGTATCAAAGAATACCAGCCCCTGTACAGATACAGAGCTCTACTGGCTCGTCTCTGTCGTGTAGCTCGATACAACCGTTGCGAGCCACCAGCGTCGCTCGTTATCCCGTACAGCTGCGAGACAAC ATTCGAGAGAAGTTCCTGCAACCGAAGCCTGTATCGATACCGGTATACCAACACCCTGTGGAATTGTATCGGGATACGGGACAGAAGAGAAAGAACCATGGAGTCGATTTCAAAAATCTGATACTCTTAACGAAGAACGCTATGAAAGCTCATCGTGGCCAATCGAAAGAACCGCACCAAAAGCCGACTTACATCCTCGAGACGAGGAATCGTGCTTCGAAAACCGAGTCGGAAGTATTTCGATG GAACGTCGATGGGAAAGCCGATAGAAAAGCATCCGGTAGCAGGAGAGAGAAGGACGAGACGGAGAATAAGGAACGTCCGAAGACGGAAAGATCGTCTAACGAGAAGAAGGATCAAAGCGAAATTCGAAACAGAAGAAGACTTTACAGAGACGTGTTGACGAACGCGTCGGTGAATCAAGCCATGTTCGAGAACGTATTCGAGAAGAG GTACGACGAATTAGAGAAACAAGCGATGGAACAATACAGATCCTCGGAAGAATCTCTAGCGCTGAAATATCAAGTACGATGTTTTAAACTTACCTTCGAACGATTCGTCGTCTTTCTTCGATGCGCACTCTACAA GAACTGGAACGTCAAGCATTGGAACAGTACAAATGTTGCGAAAACCTGCAGGAGGATTACTCGATGGATAGCGAACGATTCGACGGTGATTCGACGACCTCGAGGAACCTCGAAAATACCAACTGCTTCGATGGACAAAACTGTTCTGGTTTTCGAAG GTTGTTCGGTAGAAAAGCAAACGAACGTCGCAGGAACGGCGAGTAAAAGCGAATCGGATAATTCCGAAGGGACGTTGCGCGATACGACCGTCTACTCGAAAAGCTTCACCGCGTTGTCTCGAAAACTATCTTATGGATCGAAAAACGCATCTAAGGGTGCATCGGCTAATAATACCGATAAACGTG TCCGAACATCCTCGAAAAGGCGTCTGATACCGATGTCACCCTTCGAAAAAGAATCAGAAGCCAAATTAACAAAGACGCCCGATCTCGATGAATTTTATTGTATCGCTCGAGGGAATAAAACTATCTTCGGTTGTTATAATCGTTCGAAAGTTGGACGGATCGGGGGTGGAGATGAGAACATCGCTTTCATGGAATCCCCCGTAACGGAAGGTATATATAGGTTCGCTGATAAATTAATCGAGAACAACAATTTCGTTCAATATACCTATGTATATGCTCTTTAA
- the LOC105663958 gene encoding uncharacterized protein LOC105663958 isoform X3: protein MISSFPSYDEELFNSAYANISLIADKAWSFDKEDPFQKFNRSLWIEYRKVAAKYKENVNRRAKRVRDVIPESRLASYGNYEYDEERENLYKSSTDDDATSAPLPNFCWTEVTESWMLPDVQKYFGWLTSNGSRSNRESSTATVPEADHVPNIVAPQWDDRLRATRNKFRSTHVSDDESSQRTTSIESNVGKEHYPHRRYTIENCMEMQLHVRVTSEAIRNLWKFPGNGQQHCSRLQQAREQNSRGKERPQQFCYAFRYRPLVLRTEYQTAHPESQFSDYGTIRKHLPAVLSPEVAEFFPKVATMRFDDNREQNANRVQYFPSLDETTYQNELFPYNRTRENVGTAFHQNTGVPLVAATDTTMFIGHPHQWYQRIPAPVQIQSSTGSSLSCSSIQPLRATSVARYPVQLRDNIREKFLQPKPVSIPVYQHPVELYRDTGQKRKNHGVDFKNLILLTKNAMKAHRGQSKEPHQKPTYILETRNRASKTESEVFRWNVDGKADRKASGSRREKDETENKERPKTERSSNEKKDQSEIRNRRRLYRDVLTNASVNQAMFENVFEKRYDELEKQAMEQYRSSEESLALKYQVRCFKLTFERFVVFLRCALYKNWNVKHWNSTNVAKTCRRITRWIANDSTVIRRPRGTSKIPTASMDKTVLVFEGCSVEKQTNVAGTASKSESDNSEGTLRDTTVYSKSFTALSRKLSYGSKNASKGASANNTDKRDTL, encoded by the exons ATGATATCTTCGTTCCCGTCGTACGACGAAGAGCTTTTCAACAGCGCCTATGCGAACATTAGTTTAATAGCGGACAAAGCGTGGAGCTTCGACAAAGAGGAtccttttcaaaaattcaatcgATCTTTGTGGATCGAG TATCGTAAGGTGGCCGCAAAGTACAAAGAAAATGTCAACCGCCGAGCGAAACGCGTTCGCGACGTTATCCCGGAGTCTCGTTTGGCCAGCTACGGCAATTACGAGTACGACGAGGAACGCGAAAACCTCTACAAATCCTCTACGGATGACGACGCAACCTCTGCTCCTTTACCGAATTTCTGCTGGACGGAAGTTACCGAGTCGTGGATGCTTCCCGACGTCCAAAAATACTTCGGCTGGTTAACTTCGAACGGATCGCGATCGAATCGTGAATC TTCAACGGCTACAGTACCGGAAGCTGACCACGTACCGAACATCGTCGCGCCACAATGGGACGACCGGTTGCGAGCAACGCGGAACAAGTTTAGATCGACCCACGTTTCGGACGACGAATCGAGCCAGCGAACAACTTCGATCG AATCGAACGTTGGCAAGGAGCATTACCCGCATCGACGTTACACCATTGAAAATTGTATGGAGATGCAGCTACACGTTCGCGTAACCAGCGAAGCGATTCGAAACCTATGGAAATTTCCCGGCAACGGGCAACAGCACTGTTCTCGGCTACAACAAGCCCGCGAACAAAATTCTCGCGGCAAAGAACGTCCGCAACAATTCTGTTACGCGTTTCGGTACAGACCTTTGGTACTGAGAACGGAGTACCAAACCGCGCATCCGGAGAGTCAATTTTCCGATTACGGGACGATCAGAAAACACCTACCGGCTGTTCTCAGTCCCGAAGTGGCCGAATTCTTTCCGAAAGTGGCTACGATGCGATTCGACGACAACAGGGAACAGAATGCTAACCGAGTGCAGTATTTTCCGTCCCTCGACGAAACGACTTATCAGAACGAGTTATTCCCGTACAACAGAACTCGCGAGAACGTCGGAACCGCGTTTCACCAG AATACGGGAGTACCTTTAGTAGCAGCTACGGACACGACTATGTTTATCGGACATCCCCATCAATGGTATCAAAGAATACCAGCCCCTGTACAGATACAGAGCTCTACTGGCTCGTCTCTGTCGTGTAGCTCGATACAACCGTTGCGAGCCACCAGCGTCGCTCGTTATCCCGTACAGCTGCGAGACAAC ATTCGAGAGAAGTTCCTGCAACCGAAGCCTGTATCGATACCGGTATACCAACACCCTGTGGAATTGTATCGGGATACGGGACAGAAGAGAAAGAACCATGGAGTCGATTTCAAAAATCTGATACTCTTAACGAAGAACGCTATGAAAGCTCATCGTGGCCAATCGAAAGAACCGCACCAAAAGCCGACTTACATCCTCGAGACGAGGAATCGTGCTTCGAAAACCGAGTCGGAAGTATTTCGATG GAACGTCGATGGGAAAGCCGATAGAAAAGCATCCGGTAGCAGGAGAGAGAAGGACGAGACGGAGAATAAGGAACGTCCGAAGACGGAAAGATCGTCTAACGAGAAGAAGGATCAAAGCGAAATTCGAAACAGAAGAAGACTTTACAGAGACGTGTTGACGAACGCGTCGGTGAATCAAGCCATGTTCGAGAACGTATTCGAGAAGAG GTACGACGAATTAGAGAAACAAGCGATGGAACAATACAGATCCTCGGAAGAATCTCTAGCGCTGAAATATCAAGTACGATGTTTTAAACTTACCTTCGAACGATTCGTCGTCTTTCTTCGATGCGCACTCTACAA GAACTGGAACGTCAAGCATTGGAACAGTACAAATGTTGCGAAAACCTGCAGGAGGATTACTCGATGGATAGCGAACGATTCGACGGTGATTCGACGACCTCGAGGAACCTCGAAAATACCAACTGCTTCGATGGACAAAACTGTTCTGGTTTTCGAAG GTTGTTCGGTAGAAAAGCAAACGAACGTCGCAGGAACGGCGAGTAAAAGCGAATCGGATAATTCCGAAGGGACGTTGCGCGATACGACCGTCTACTCGAAAAGCTTCACCGCGTTGTCTCGAAAACTATCTTATGGATCGAAAAACGCATCTAAGGGTGCATCGGCTAATAATACCGATAAACGTG ACACTTTATGA
- the LOC105663958 gene encoding uncharacterized protein LOC105663958 isoform X4, whose amino-acid sequence MISSFPSYDEELFNSAYANISLIADKAWSFDKEDPFQKFNRSLWIEYRKVAAKYKENVNRRAKRVRDVIPESRLASYGNYEYDEERENLYKSSTDDDATSAPLPNFCWTEVTESWMLPDVQKYFGWLTSNGSRSNRESSTATVPEADHVPNIVAPQWDDRLRATRNKFRSTHVSDDESSQRTTSIESNVGKEHYPHRRYTIENCMEMQLHVRVTSEAIRNLWKFPGNGQQHCSRLQQAREQNSRGKERPQQFCYAFRYRPLVLRTEYQTAHPESQFSDYGTIRKHLPAVLSPEVAEFFPKVATMRFDDNREQNANRVQYFPSLDETTYQNELFPYNRTRENVGTAFHQNTGVPLVAATDTTMFIGHPHQWYQRIPAPVQIQSSTGSSLSCSSIQPLRATSVARYPVQLRDNIREKFLQPKPVSIPVYQHPVELYRDTGQKRKNHGVDFKNLILLTKNAMKAHRGQSKEPHQKPTYILETRNRASKTESEVFRWNVDGKADRKASGSRREKDETENKERPKTERSSNEKKDQSEIRNRRRLYRDVLTNASVNQAMFENVFEKRYDELEKQAMEQYRSSEESLALKYQVRCFKLTFERFVVFLRCALYKNWNVKHWNSTNVAKTCRRITRWIANDSTVIRRPRGTSKIPTASMDKTVLVFEGCSVEKQTNVAGTASKSESDNSEGTLRDTTVYSKSFTALSRKLSYGSKNASKGASANNTDKRGRHFMKMSTFQLPYICARIKYTYRVLARRKFEKIDRMKRRPIRFSNLSKIYLLSIVRRIVAVSVRTSSKRRLIPMSPFEKESEAKLTKTPDLDEFYCIARGNKTIFGCYNRSKVGRIGGGDENIAFMESPVTEGIYRFADKLIENNNFVQYTYVYAL is encoded by the exons ATGATATCTTCGTTCCCGTCGTACGACGAAGAGCTTTTCAACAGCGCCTATGCGAACATTAGTTTAATAGCGGACAAAGCGTGGAGCTTCGACAAAGAGGAtccttttcaaaaattcaatcgATCTTTGTGGATCGAG TATCGTAAGGTGGCCGCAAAGTACAAAGAAAATGTCAACCGCCGAGCGAAACGCGTTCGCGACGTTATCCCGGAGTCTCGTTTGGCCAGCTACGGCAATTACGAGTACGACGAGGAACGCGAAAACCTCTACAAATCCTCTACGGATGACGACGCAACCTCTGCTCCTTTACCGAATTTCTGCTGGACGGAAGTTACCGAGTCGTGGATGCTTCCCGACGTCCAAAAATACTTCGGCTGGTTAACTTCGAACGGATCGCGATCGAATCGTGAATC TTCAACGGCTACAGTACCGGAAGCTGACCACGTACCGAACATCGTCGCGCCACAATGGGACGACCGGTTGCGAGCAACGCGGAACAAGTTTAGATCGACCCACGTTTCGGACGACGAATCGAGCCAGCGAACAACTTCGATCG AATCGAACGTTGGCAAGGAGCATTACCCGCATCGACGTTACACCATTGAAAATTGTATGGAGATGCAGCTACACGTTCGCGTAACCAGCGAAGCGATTCGAAACCTATGGAAATTTCCCGGCAACGGGCAACAGCACTGTTCTCGGCTACAACAAGCCCGCGAACAAAATTCTCGCGGCAAAGAACGTCCGCAACAATTCTGTTACGCGTTTCGGTACAGACCTTTGGTACTGAGAACGGAGTACCAAACCGCGCATCCGGAGAGTCAATTTTCCGATTACGGGACGATCAGAAAACACCTACCGGCTGTTCTCAGTCCCGAAGTGGCCGAATTCTTTCCGAAAGTGGCTACGATGCGATTCGACGACAACAGGGAACAGAATGCTAACCGAGTGCAGTATTTTCCGTCCCTCGACGAAACGACTTATCAGAACGAGTTATTCCCGTACAACAGAACTCGCGAGAACGTCGGAACCGCGTTTCACCAG AATACGGGAGTACCTTTAGTAGCAGCTACGGACACGACTATGTTTATCGGACATCCCCATCAATGGTATCAAAGAATACCAGCCCCTGTACAGATACAGAGCTCTACTGGCTCGTCTCTGTCGTGTAGCTCGATACAACCGTTGCGAGCCACCAGCGTCGCTCGTTATCCCGTACAGCTGCGAGACAAC ATTCGAGAGAAGTTCCTGCAACCGAAGCCTGTATCGATACCGGTATACCAACACCCTGTGGAATTGTATCGGGATACGGGACAGAAGAGAAAGAACCATGGAGTCGATTTCAAAAATCTGATACTCTTAACGAAGAACGCTATGAAAGCTCATCGTGGCCAATCGAAAGAACCGCACCAAAAGCCGACTTACATCCTCGAGACGAGGAATCGTGCTTCGAAAACCGAGTCGGAAGTATTTCGATG GAACGTCGATGGGAAAGCCGATAGAAAAGCATCCGGTAGCAGGAGAGAGAAGGACGAGACGGAGAATAAGGAACGTCCGAAGACGGAAAGATCGTCTAACGAGAAGAAGGATCAAAGCGAAATTCGAAACAGAAGAAGACTTTACAGAGACGTGTTGACGAACGCGTCGGTGAATCAAGCCATGTTCGAGAACGTATTCGAGAAGAG GTACGACGAATTAGAGAAACAAGCGATGGAACAATACAGATCCTCGGAAGAATCTCTAGCGCTGAAATATCAAGTACGATGTTTTAAACTTACCTTCGAACGATTCGTCGTCTTTCTTCGATGCGCACTCTACAA GAACTGGAACGTCAAGCATTGGAACAGTACAAATGTTGCGAAAACCTGCAGGAGGATTACTCGATGGATAGCGAACGATTCGACGGTGATTCGACGACCTCGAGGAACCTCGAAAATACCAACTGCTTCGATGGACAAAACTGTTCTGGTTTTCGAAG GTTGTTCGGTAGAAAAGCAAACGAACGTCGCAGGAACGGCGAGTAAAAGCGAATCGGATAATTCCGAAGGGACGTTGCGCGATACGACCGTCTACTCGAAAAGCTTCACCGCGTTGTCTCGAAAACTATCTTATGGATCGAAAAACGCATCTAAGGGTGCATCGGCTAATAATACCGATAAACGTG GTAGACACTTTATGAAAATGTCGACTTTCCAATTGCCATATATTTGCGCCCGCATTAAATATACGTATCGCGTGCTCGCTCGACGAAAGTTCGAAAAAATCGACCGAATGAAAAGGCGACCGATCCGTTTCTCGAACCTGTCGAAAATCTATCTTCTAAGCATCGTGAGGAGAATCGTTGCCGTTTCAGTCCGAACATCCTCGAAAAGGCGTCTGATACCGATGTCACCCTTCGAAAAAGAATCAGAAGCCAAATTAACAAAGACGCCCGATCTCGATGAATTTTATTGTATCGCTCGAGGGAATAAAACTATCTTCGGTTGTTATAATCGTTCGAAAGTTGGACGGATCGGGGGTGGAGATGAGAACATCGCTTTCATGGAATCCCCCGTAACGGAAGGTATATATAGGTTCGCTGATAAATTAATCGAGAACAACAATTTCGTTCAATATACCTATGTATATGCTCTTTAA
- the LOC105663958 gene encoding uncharacterized protein LOC105663958 isoform X1: MISSFPSYDEELFNSAYANISLIADKAWSFDKEDPFQKFNRSLWIEYRKVAAKYKENVNRRAKRVRDVIPESRLASYGNYEYDEERENLYKSSTDDDATSAPLPNFCWTEVTESWMLPDVQKYFGWLTSNGSRSNRESSTATVPEADHVPNIVAPQWDDRLRATRNKFRSTHVSDDESSQRTTSIESNVGKEHYPHRRYTIENCMEMQLHVRVTSEAIRNLWKFPGNGQQHCSRLQQAREQNSRGKERPQQFCYAFRYRPLVLRTEYQTAHPESQFSDYGTIRKHLPAVLSPEVAEFFPKVATMRFDDNREQNANRVQYFPSLDETTYQNELFPYNRTRENVGTAFHQNTGVPLVAATDTTMFIGHPHQWYQRIPAPVQIQSSTGSSLSCSSIQPLRATSVARYPVQLRDNIREKFLQPKPVSIPVYQHPVELYRDTGQKRKNHGVDFKNLILLTKNAMKAHRGQSKEPHQKPTYILETRNRASKTESEVFRWNVDGKADRKASGSRREKDETENKERPKTERSSNEKKDQSEIRNRRRLYRDVLTNASVNQAMFENVFEKRYDELEKQAMEQYRSSEESLALKYQELERQALEQYKCCENLQEDYSMDSERFDGDSTTSRNLENTNCFDGQNCSGFRRCSPLNARVKNERGCSVEKQTNVAGTASKSESDNSEGTLRDTTVYSKSFTALSRKLSYGSKNASKGASANNTDKRGRHFMKMSTFQLPYICARIKYTYRVLARRKFEKIDRMKRRPIRFSNLSKIYLLSIVRRIVAVSVRTSSKRRLIPMSPFEKESEAKLTKTPDLDEFYCIARGNKTIFGCYNRSKVGRIGGGDENIAFMESPVTEGIYRFADKLIENNNFVQYTYVYAL, translated from the exons ATGATATCTTCGTTCCCGTCGTACGACGAAGAGCTTTTCAACAGCGCCTATGCGAACATTAGTTTAATAGCGGACAAAGCGTGGAGCTTCGACAAAGAGGAtccttttcaaaaattcaatcgATCTTTGTGGATCGAG TATCGTAAGGTGGCCGCAAAGTACAAAGAAAATGTCAACCGCCGAGCGAAACGCGTTCGCGACGTTATCCCGGAGTCTCGTTTGGCCAGCTACGGCAATTACGAGTACGACGAGGAACGCGAAAACCTCTACAAATCCTCTACGGATGACGACGCAACCTCTGCTCCTTTACCGAATTTCTGCTGGACGGAAGTTACCGAGTCGTGGATGCTTCCCGACGTCCAAAAATACTTCGGCTGGTTAACTTCGAACGGATCGCGATCGAATCGTGAATC TTCAACGGCTACAGTACCGGAAGCTGACCACGTACCGAACATCGTCGCGCCACAATGGGACGACCGGTTGCGAGCAACGCGGAACAAGTTTAGATCGACCCACGTTTCGGACGACGAATCGAGCCAGCGAACAACTTCGATCG AATCGAACGTTGGCAAGGAGCATTACCCGCATCGACGTTACACCATTGAAAATTGTATGGAGATGCAGCTACACGTTCGCGTAACCAGCGAAGCGATTCGAAACCTATGGAAATTTCCCGGCAACGGGCAACAGCACTGTTCTCGGCTACAACAAGCCCGCGAACAAAATTCTCGCGGCAAAGAACGTCCGCAACAATTCTGTTACGCGTTTCGGTACAGACCTTTGGTACTGAGAACGGAGTACCAAACCGCGCATCCGGAGAGTCAATTTTCCGATTACGGGACGATCAGAAAACACCTACCGGCTGTTCTCAGTCCCGAAGTGGCCGAATTCTTTCCGAAAGTGGCTACGATGCGATTCGACGACAACAGGGAACAGAATGCTAACCGAGTGCAGTATTTTCCGTCCCTCGACGAAACGACTTATCAGAACGAGTTATTCCCGTACAACAGAACTCGCGAGAACGTCGGAACCGCGTTTCACCAG AATACGGGAGTACCTTTAGTAGCAGCTACGGACACGACTATGTTTATCGGACATCCCCATCAATGGTATCAAAGAATACCAGCCCCTGTACAGATACAGAGCTCTACTGGCTCGTCTCTGTCGTGTAGCTCGATACAACCGTTGCGAGCCACCAGCGTCGCTCGTTATCCCGTACAGCTGCGAGACAAC ATTCGAGAGAAGTTCCTGCAACCGAAGCCTGTATCGATACCGGTATACCAACACCCTGTGGAATTGTATCGGGATACGGGACAGAAGAGAAAGAACCATGGAGTCGATTTCAAAAATCTGATACTCTTAACGAAGAACGCTATGAAAGCTCATCGTGGCCAATCGAAAGAACCGCACCAAAAGCCGACTTACATCCTCGAGACGAGGAATCGTGCTTCGAAAACCGAGTCGGAAGTATTTCGATG GAACGTCGATGGGAAAGCCGATAGAAAAGCATCCGGTAGCAGGAGAGAGAAGGACGAGACGGAGAATAAGGAACGTCCGAAGACGGAAAGATCGTCTAACGAGAAGAAGGATCAAAGCGAAATTCGAAACAGAAGAAGACTTTACAGAGACGTGTTGACGAACGCGTCGGTGAATCAAGCCATGTTCGAGAACGTATTCGAGAAGAG GTACGACGAATTAGAGAAACAAGCGATGGAACAATACAGATCCTCGGAAGAATCTCTAGCGCTGAAATATCAA GAACTGGAACGTCAAGCATTGGAACAGTACAAATGTTGCGAAAACCTGCAGGAGGATTACTCGATGGATAGCGAACGATTCGACGGTGATTCGACGACCTCGAGGAACCTCGAAAATACCAACTGCTTCGATGGACAAAACTGTTCTGGTTTTCGAAGGTGTAGTCCTCTGAACGCTCGCGTAAAAAACGAAAGAG GTTGTTCGGTAGAAAAGCAAACGAACGTCGCAGGAACGGCGAGTAAAAGCGAATCGGATAATTCCGAAGGGACGTTGCGCGATACGACCGTCTACTCGAAAAGCTTCACCGCGTTGTCTCGAAAACTATCTTATGGATCGAAAAACGCATCTAAGGGTGCATCGGCTAATAATACCGATAAACGTG GTAGACACTTTATGAAAATGTCGACTTTCCAATTGCCATATATTTGCGCCCGCATTAAATATACGTATCGCGTGCTCGCTCGACGAAAGTTCGAAAAAATCGACCGAATGAAAAGGCGACCGATCCGTTTCTCGAACCTGTCGAAAATCTATCTTCTAAGCATCGTGAGGAGAATCGTTGCCGTTTCAGTCCGAACATCCTCGAAAAGGCGTCTGATACCGATGTCACCCTTCGAAAAAGAATCAGAAGCCAAATTAACAAAGACGCCCGATCTCGATGAATTTTATTGTATCGCTCGAGGGAATAAAACTATCTTCGGTTGTTATAATCGTTCGAAAGTTGGACGGATCGGGGGTGGAGATGAGAACATCGCTTTCATGGAATCCCCCGTAACGGAAGGTATATATAGGTTCGCTGATAAATTAATCGAGAACAACAATTTCGTTCAATATACCTATGTATATGCTCTTTAA